A genomic segment from Vicinamibacterales bacterium encodes:
- a CDS encoding transcriptional repressor, producing MATTAAIPDLDRLRPAGTKRSTKRDLIVNVFLKQEGHLSADDLVVLIKREDERISRATVYRTLQWMEEAGIARKVDFGEGRFRFEHSYRHPRHFHLICKTCNRSYEFLSSDIESLVEEIAAARAFTARQSVVQIYGTCEACTTGRAPADEGSNSGLLFARDALRIAIATERSGLEFYARGARLVKDPRGRQIFHKLATEEKHHLATLEARYQDLLKQDPQLESRPTFLFFKGAANGLFAAGADQLRRDGVDDLEALRIGIRCERGSHRFFKRYGERFEDSEGKQIFLEFADEEREHLEMLIREYRALVKRQRGAVKKPLATPKRPRQGGSAKTRARAASR from the coding sequence ATGGCCACCACGGCGGCCATTCCGGATCTCGATCGGCTCAGGCCCGCCGGTACCAAGCGCTCGACCAAGCGCGACCTGATCGTCAACGTGTTCCTCAAGCAGGAGGGACACCTCAGCGCTGACGATCTGGTCGTGCTGATCAAGCGTGAAGACGAGCGCATCAGCCGCGCCACCGTCTACCGCACCCTGCAGTGGATGGAAGAGGCGGGCATTGCCCGCAAGGTGGACTTCGGCGAGGGCCGCTTCCGGTTCGAGCACTCGTACCGGCATCCGCGGCACTTTCACCTCATCTGCAAGACCTGCAACCGCTCGTACGAATTCCTCAGCTCCGACATCGAGTCGCTGGTCGAGGAGATCGCGGCGGCGCGGGCGTTCACGGCGCGGCAGAGCGTGGTGCAGATCTACGGCACCTGCGAGGCGTGCACCACCGGCCGCGCCCCCGCCGACGAAGGGTCCAACAGCGGGCTGCTGTTTGCCCGCGACGCGCTGCGCATTGCGATTGCCACCGAGCGCAGCGGCCTGGAGTTCTACGCCCGCGGCGCCCGGCTGGTGAAGGACCCGCGCGGCCGGCAGATCTTTCACAAGCTGGCGACCGAAGAGAAGCACCACCTCGCCACGCTCGAAGCGCGCTACCAGGATCTGCTCAAGCAGGATCCGCAGCTCGAGTCGCGGCCCACCTTCCTGTTCTTCAAGGGCGCCGCCAACGGCCTGTTCGCCGCCGGCGCCGACCAGTTGCGGCGCGACGGCGTCGACGACCTCGAGGCGCTGCGCATCGGCATCCGCTGCGAGCGCGGCTCGCACCGGTTCTTCAAGCGCTATGGCGAGCGTTTCGAAGACTCCGAAGGCAAGCAGATCTTCCTCGAGTTCGCCGACGAAGAGCGCGAGCACCTCGAGATGCTGATTCGCGAGTACCGCGCGCTGGTCAAGCGCCAGCGCGGCGCCGTGAAGAAGCCCCTTGCCACGCCGAAGCGTCCCCGCCAAGGCGGGAGCGCGAAGACGCGCGCGCGCGCCGCCAGCCGGTGA
- the erpA gene encoding iron-sulfur cluster insertion protein ErpA, with translation MNTETHTITPDMPVVIETLITVTESAAGKIRELLAEEGKLESGLRVFVQGGGCSGFQYGLMIEEGGGVGDQLFESNGVRLFVDPVSVSYLKGAEVDFVDTITGGGFTIKNPNATSTCGCGSSFTG, from the coding sequence ATGAACACCGAGACGCACACCATCACCCCAGACATGCCTGTCGTGATCGAGACCCTCATCACGGTCACCGAATCGGCGGCCGGGAAGATCCGCGAACTGCTCGCCGAAGAAGGCAAGCTCGAGAGCGGGCTGCGCGTGTTCGTCCAGGGCGGCGGCTGCTCGGGCTTCCAGTACGGCCTGATGATCGAAGAGGGCGGCGGCGTCGGCGACCAGCTGTTTGAATCCAACGGCGTGCGCCTGTTCGTCGATCCGGTGAGCGTCAGCTACCTCAAGGGCGCTGAAGTGGACTTCGTCGACACCATCACGGGCGGCGGCTTCACCATCAAGAACCCCAACGCGACGTCGACCTGCGGCTGCGGTTCGTCCTTCACTGGCTAG
- a CDS encoding FumA C-terminus/TtdB family hydratase beta subunit, with the protein MLPSFFDSVVALIIKTSTDLPPDVRAAMKHALDTEEDGTRAKQALNIISQNIDQAVEVEGAICQDTGMPTFEVKTPVGANQIWMKKQIKEAIAEATRRGKLRPNSVDSLTGDNSGNNLGPGTPVIHFEQWERDDIEVKLLLKGGGCENMNAQYSLPAELPHLGRADRTIEGVRKCILHAVWNAQGKGCAPGAIGVCIGGDRTSGYLEAKQQLFRSLDDVNPDSRLADLEAEIMRTVNTLGVGAMGFGGRVSLIGCKVGAQNRLPASFFVSVAYDCWAYRRLGVTLDGTTGAITDWIYRDPSVPTIPMMDQAGFKRTGREVVLRAPIDEATVRALKVGDVVLISGPAHTGRDAVHHHLASHAPPVDLNGGVIYHCGPVVAKQADGSWKVTAAGPTTSIREEPYQADIIGKYGVRVVIGKGGMAGKTLAGLKEHGAVYLNAIGGAAQFYARCIERVDGVSLLEFGTPEAMWHLQFREFPAIVTMDAHGNSLHQDLEQASARQLAELAEASF; encoded by the coding sequence ATGCTGCCCAGCTTTTTCGACTCCGTGGTCGCGCTGATCATCAAGACTTCCACGGACCTGCCGCCCGACGTGCGGGCGGCCATGAAGCATGCCCTCGACACCGAAGAGGACGGCACCCGCGCCAAGCAGGCGCTGAACATCATCAGCCAGAACATCGACCAGGCGGTCGAAGTGGAAGGCGCCATTTGCCAGGACACCGGCATGCCGACCTTCGAGGTCAAGACGCCGGTCGGCGCGAACCAGATCTGGATGAAGAAGCAGATCAAGGAGGCCATTGCCGAGGCCACCAGGCGCGGCAAGCTGCGCCCCAACTCGGTCGATTCGCTGACCGGCGACAACAGCGGCAACAACCTCGGGCCCGGCACGCCGGTGATCCACTTCGAGCAGTGGGAGCGCGACGACATCGAAGTGAAGCTGCTGCTGAAGGGCGGCGGCTGCGAGAACATGAACGCGCAGTATTCGCTCCCCGCTGAACTGCCGCACCTGGGCCGCGCCGACCGCACCATCGAAGGCGTGCGCAAGTGCATCCTGCACGCGGTGTGGAACGCGCAAGGCAAGGGCTGCGCCCCAGGCGCGATCGGCGTGTGCATCGGCGGCGATCGCACCAGCGGCTACCTCGAGGCAAAGCAGCAGCTGTTCCGCAGCCTGGACGATGTCAACCCGGATTCGCGGCTGGCCGATCTCGAAGCGGAGATCATGCGCACGGTCAACACGCTCGGCGTCGGCGCGATGGGGTTCGGCGGCCGTGTTTCGCTGATCGGCTGCAAGGTCGGCGCGCAGAATCGCCTGCCGGCGAGCTTCTTCGTGTCGGTCGCCTACGACTGCTGGGCGTACCGCCGCCTCGGCGTGACCCTCGACGGCACGACCGGCGCGATCACGGACTGGATCTATCGCGATCCGTCGGTGCCGACCATCCCGATGATGGACCAGGCCGGGTTCAAGCGCACCGGCCGCGAAGTGGTGTTGCGCGCGCCGATTGACGAGGCCACCGTCCGCGCGCTCAAGGTCGGCGACGTGGTGCTGATCAGCGGCCCCGCCCACACGGGACGCGACGCCGTGCATCATCACCTGGCGAGCCACGCGCCGCCGGTCGACCTCAACGGCGGCGTGATCTATCACTGCGGCCCGGTGGTGGCCAAGCAGGCCGACGGTTCGTGGAAGGTCACCGCGGCGGGGCCCACGACCAGCATTCGCGAAGAGCCCTACCAGGCCGACATCATCGGCAAGTACGGCGTGCGGGTGGTGATCGGCAAGGGCGGCATGGCCGGCAAGACGTTGGCCGGCCTGAAAGAGCACGGGGCCGTCTACCTCAACGCGATTGGCGGCGCCGCCCAGTTCTACGCGCGCTGCATTGAACGGGTGGATGGAGTGTCGCTACTGGAGTTTGGAACTCCTGAGGCGATGTGGCATCTACAGTTTAGGGAGTTTCCTGCCATCGTGACCATGGACGCTCATGGCAACAGCCTGCACCAGGACCTCGAACAGGCATCGGCACGCCAGTTGGCTGAGCTGGCGGAAGCCAGTTTTTAG